The following coding sequences are from one Nymphalis io chromosome 5, ilAglIoxx1.1, whole genome shotgun sequence window:
- the LOC126768451 gene encoding protein lin-28 homolog gives MSGREDGNAVPSLSAGSVSGSEVAAVTGVTRRGRCKWFNVSKGWGFITPDDGGQDVFVHQSVIQMPGFRSLGDEELVEFECKESDKGLEATRVSGPSAVDCQGSHRRPLSKKRFRKIRCYNCGEFANHIAAKCSMGPQPKRCHNCKSEDHLIADCPVKVEKRKDDSQSKNSSSSQESPQGSPQQP, from the exons ATGAGCGGGAGGGAAGACGGAAATGCAGTTCCGTCTTTAA gTGCCGGGAGCGTGAGCGGCAGCGAAGTGGCAGCCGTGACAGGCGTGACGCGGCGAGGTCGTTGCAAATGGTTCAATGTTTCTAAGGGCTGGGGGTTCATCACCCCTGATGATGGCGGTCAGGATGTCTTCGTTCATCAG agcGTCATCCAGATGCCAGGCTTTAGATCATTGGGAGATGAAGAACTAGTGGAGTTCGAATGCAAAGAGTCGGATAAAGGGCTGGAAGCAACGCGTGTCTCCGGGCCATCCGCCGTCGACTGTCAAGGTTCACATCGGCGTCCGCTGTCGAAAAAACGATTCAGAAAGATACG ttGCTACAACTGTGGTGAATTCGCAAATCACATAGCCGCCAAATGTAGCATGGGCCCACAACCAAAGAGATGTCACAATTGCAAGAGTGAGGATCACCTCATAGCGGACTGTCCAGTAAAG gtgGAGAAAAGAAAGGATGATTCGCAATCGAAGAATTCAAGCAGTTCCCAAGAAAGCCCGCAGGGTAGTCCTCAGCAGCCGtaa